From one Lathamus discolor isolate bLatDis1 unplaced genomic scaffold, bLatDis1.hap1 Scaffold_89, whole genome shotgun sequence genomic stretch:
- the LOC136007042 gene encoding LOW QUALITY PROTEIN: antigen peptide transporter 1-like (The sequence of the model RefSeq protein was modified relative to this genomic sequence to represent the inferred CDS: inserted 1 base in 1 codon), translated as MAPDPSRRFLSLFRPEQGRCTIVAGLMVASVLAEVTVPYFTGHVTDWVASEDEWATIVSIALLGVTSATTEFICDATYVATLSRVFGHLHAGAFAAILHGDLLALRALGAGAVTARVTRDIDVTHEAVSNALLSLLWELARAMLLLVPMAWVAPALATTTLLAMPALLLLARAMGSVQQGLSQRVQEALAGATGVAMETFEAMGTVRGFAFEAGAVQRYQERLRRVQRLEASEALTYAATSWISGFLALALKLGLLYYGGQMVAAGTISTGDLVTFLMYQMQFTSSIEVLLRYYPSLTKAVGSSEKVLEFLDEEKQRTQEGTLELEVRGHLKLEDVWFSYPEQQEPVLKGVSLELLPGQVLAVVGAPGVGKSTLVSLVLGLYQPHCGRVLLDGHSLPTYRHLHLRQQVAVVPQEPLLFSRSLHANISYGAGGRSRAQVTAAARCAGADPFIQCLPHGYDTEVGDLGTQLSGGQRQAVAIARALLRDPRVLVLDEPTSALDAKTSAQVEQEVLSAGRSVLLVTGQVALALRAQRVAVLAGGHLRELRNPMELLRPENRSXGGGDTENMDGDTENMDGDTENLDGDTGRWDGDTKG; from the exons ATGGCTCCAGACCCCTCCCGCCGCTTCCTGTCGCTGTTCCGTCCCGAGCAAGGGCGCTGCACGATCGTGGCCGGGCTGATGGTGGCCTCGGTGCTCG CTGAGGTCACCGTCCCCTACTTCACCGGCCACGTCACCGACTGGGTGGCCAGCGAGGACGAATGGGCAACCATCGTCTCCATTGCGCTGCTGGGGGTCACCAG TGCCACCACCGAGTTCATCTGCGATGCCACCTACGTGGCCACCTTGAGCCGGGTCTTTGGCCACCTCCACGCCGGGGCCTTTGCTGCCATCCTGCACGGGGACCTGTTGGCGTTACGGGCGCTGGGCGCCGGCGCGGTGACGGCGCGGGTGACCAGGGACATCGATGTCACCCATGAGGCCGTTTCCAACGCGCTGCTCTCGCTGCTGTGGGAGCTGGCGCGGGcgatgctgctgctggtcccCATGGCTTGGGTGGCCCCAGCGCTGGCCACCACCACCCTCCTGGCTATGCCGGCGCTCCTGTTGCTCGCCCGGGCTATGGGCAGCGTCCAGCAG GGGCTGTCCCAACGGGTGCAGGAGGCGCTGGCCGGTGCCACCGGGGTGGCCATGGAGACCTTCGAGGCCATGGGCACCGTCCGTGGCTTCGCCTTCGAGGCCGGAGCGGTCCAGAGGTACCAGGAGCGACTGCGACGGGTCCAGAGGCTGGAGGCCAGCGAGGCGCTCACGTACGCGGCCACCAGCTGGATCAGTGGG TTCTTGGCGCTGGCTTTGAAGTTGGGGCTCCTCTACTATGGGGGACAGATGGTGGCCGCAGGGACCATCAGCACCGGGGACCTGGTCACCTTCCTCATGTACCAGATGCAGTTCACCAGCTCCATCGAG GTCCTGCTTCGTTACTACCCCAGCCTGACCAAGGCCGTGGGCTCCTCGGAGAAGGTCTTGGAGTTCCTGGATGAGGAGAAGCAGAGGACACAGGAGGGGACGCTGGAGCTCGAGGTGCGGGGTCACCTCAAGCTTGAGGATGTGTGGTTCTCCTACCCCGAGCAGCAAGAGCCCGTCCTCAAG GGCgtgtctctggagctgctccctgggCAGGTCCTGGCCGTGGTGGGTGCCCCAGGCGTGGGGAAGAGCACCCTGGTGTCCCTGGTGCTGGGCTTGTACCAGCCCCACTGCGGGAGGGTGCTGCTGGACGGGCACTCACTGCCCACGTACCGGCACCTCCACCTGCGCCAGCAG GTGGCCGTTGTCCCCCAGGAACCGCTGCTCTTCTCCCGCTCCCTCCACGCCAACATCTCCTATGGGGCTGGTGGCCGGAGCAGGGCGCAGGTGACAGCGGCCGCTCGCTGCGCCGGTGCTGACCCCTTCATCCAATGCCTGCCCCACGGCTACGACACAG AGGTGGGGGACCTGGGGACGCAGCTCTCCGGGGGTCAGCGCCAGGCCGTGGCCATCGCTCGTGCCCTGCTGAGGGACCCCCGTGTCCTCGTCCTCGATGAGCCCACCAGCGCCCTGGATGCCAAGACCAGTGCTCAG GTGGAGCAGGAGGTGCTGAGTGCCGGGCGCTCGGTGCTGCTGGTGACGGGGCAGGTAGCCCTGGCGCTGCGGGCACAGCGCGTGGCCGTGCTGGCCGGGGGACACCTGCGGGAGCTGAGGAACCCCATGGAGCTCCTGCGCCCCGAGAAC